ataatCCGTTCATAGCAATATATTTATCATCATTTTCCGATTGCACAGAAAAATCTGTTGTTTGTCATCGGAATGTTCCGTCTTCGTGAATGCTGACTGTTTAAAAGCTGGTCCGTAAACATTCCCTCCTCAGTCGCTCCTATTGCTCgccactcgtttttttttttcgaaagaatttgCCGAAAAATTTATAACTTGACCGGGCTGAGGTGTGTTTctgaattcaaataaaatttttgaataccCGTGATCTGGATGACCATACAATCAAAAAGAGATATGAGTTAAGAAGGTGCACAGTTGGATCCACACAAAAACACATTCAAAAAACTCAATAAACGCTCATATGACTGTCCCATGCaacctttctttctaaaaaaacctttctttccttctactttcctttccttcgAATCGttcgaaaaatagaagaaaatttcaagtttGGATCAAATTTTTCCCATAGTCAAATCGTTTGTTGAATCGATTTTGAAGGAgtcgaaagtaaatgaatttcaagatttttttgactCCTTACTGGAATTTCACTCTCAAACCACCCACAATTCACTTATGCTCTCTAAGGATAAAGAGATTCTCTAGCAGATTTatgataattttatttcaaaaaacctATAGTAAAAGTAAGAGAACAGAAAATCTGTTCTAAAGAAAGGTAAAAGGATGCCACAGCAAAATTACAATTATAACTTTATGAAAATTTACTGAAGAAGAAGGCGAAAAGTTCGTTAGCAACTGCCGCGACGCTCGCCATCTTCATATCGATTATTTTGATCCCATTCCTCTGGATCACTTATAGATCAAATTTGTTCCAGCAACCCATAGTTTGTGGCAAATATATAGGAATCAATGATGGTGTAACAAAATGGTCATTATGCACATTTAttgattcattgatttcaGACATAACCACCAATTCGAATTCGACCATTTTGATCAGTCGACGGTTTTGAAGCGACGCTAGCGGTTATGGAGTAGATATCCCTGAAAATGAACGATGAACACTAAACAAAACAATTCGTATTTTCTTTCCACTAGTAAGTTATCGTATCCTCATTTCCACTCCTTAGGTGCTGCGTAGAATACATTGCCACGGTGCTCGAAAATTCATTATTTCAACTTTTATCGCGCGCAATTCCTCTGTGTCTCTGCACTGGTCCCATCTTACTTGAGACTCTTCCTCTCTCACACATACCTGTTCACAGTTTGTCCACATATGTTTTCCTGTTGTCCGAACTGTTTAACGGACGGATTTGACCATATGCTGAATGGATGGAAGTCCCCGAAGTCATCTGATGACTCAGCCATTGGACCTGCTCCGAGTACATTCCAGTACCTGTACAATTCTTTCAATCACAGTGTATGCAAGaatcaataaatgaaaagtAGTAGGTACCATAGTAGAGTGCTGGTGGGACCTGTCCAATCGTTAGTGATTTGTTTCCAATCGTATGGATTTGTGTAGATCCCGACCGTTAACCCATTTGCCTAAGGTTACAGTCCATTAGCAAAACCAAGAAATCGAAACCGTGCGGAGGAGATGGAAATTTACGTACTTTAGCCGCATTGATGATACTGCTGATAAATTCTACATTCTTCGAGATGTATGGCTCCCATTTTACTGGCATCGTTACCTGTGATGGTTTTTAATGTTattcttgtggaaaaaaaatttggaggaAGTAATTGGGAATCTAGAGCAGTTTCTACTCCGGTAGAATTCTATGAATGTATCATCAACTATCGTAGTTAATAAAGTGGTAATTGTGCATGTTTGACCGAACGCAGCGCGTACTTTTCCTAACCAAAGTGCTGTCATAGGGTAGTGTGGTACGGACGCTTAGATGTGAAATGAAAGCTAGTTGTCTTAAGCCAAGCTAAGTGGATCATCAACgcaaatatgaaaaagagACAGGCGAGCGAAGATAAAGCGCACCGTTTACGGTTAGGAAAGCTCATGAGTATGAACAGATACAGTTTTGCCATTCAATACGTGCTCTAGAGCGGCAGATAACAGTGGTCACTCACGCTTTGATTTTGCTTTATGTAAGTCTGGATTTGGAACTGCAGTGCCGAGACTGCATTCCATTTTCTACGTCAGGTACATCGGGTCCGCAAATGCACAAAATCGATAAAGTCGAAAGTTCAGAAGTCCTAGTATGGACACTGGGCAAACATCAACAGATAAGTCTTCTAATAATTTTAGATTTGGAGTTGATGAAAGACATCTGCTAAAGTcatacaaatttaaaaaaaagtgtttctaGAACAATGTGAATGTTGTTGTACGTACCTGTAACCATATAGCTCGGACATCGAATCTCCCTTCCAGGTTTCTAtacatttcttgaaattgttcTGGCCCAGTTTTTGTGGATGTCAGACTTGGCGTCATATAGACTTCAATCCCGAGACCAgctaaaatttgaatttaaaggcatcaatctggggtggtgcggatttcaggtggagagttcctatacggggttgtagattatggagaggaaggtgattccgtccatctcttcccagttgccgtaaaaaacggcccggaatatgcggcgcgtacacaaggctggcgcgctccaatcgaagccgttgtagaaaatagcgcgccagaacactcgaaaccgtatcttcccggccgtttttttacggcaattataaagaaatagacggaatcacccttctctccataatctacgactccgtatagaaataatccacctgaaacccgcaccgcCCCAGTTTTGTGGGGTGAAACCCTTTAAGCATTAGCAAACAACTCAGTTTGTAAGAGTACAGGCAGAAAAGCTTAAATTGCTGTGCTTTTATTGACATCTACCT
This is a stretch of genomic DNA from Necator americanus strain Aroian chromosome II, whole genome shotgun sequence. It encodes these proteins:
- a CDS encoding hypothetical protein (NECATOR_CHRII.G5102.T1) translates to MFGIVLLLLVLQSSKAENVNKAVQTAYALDLNAPTSQTSFTCIRINQYSVVFLRGYSPDGQGAFDSNVSDNIQNAYNAGLGIEVYMTPSLTSTKTGPEQFQEMYRNLEGRFDVRAIWLQVTMPVKWEPYISKNVEFISSIINAAKANGLTVGIYTNPYDWKQITNDWTGPTSTLLWYWNVLGAGPMAESSDDFGDFHPFSIWSNPSVKQFGQQENICGQTVNRDIYSITASVASKPSTDQNGRIRIGGYV